In the Mesorhizobium sp. WSM2240 genome, CTTCGCAGCGCATCAAGGTTCTGCGGCCCGCGCGCGGAGCCAATCGGCGCGCACCACGGCATCAGGACCCGGCAGCCGGCGTCAAGTAGACGTCCGGCAACGACGAGGTCGTCGGTCGTGTAGGGGAAGACCTCGAAGCCGTCTGACACGAGGATGCTTGCTGCTTCGACTAATCCGAACACGTCCGGCTGCAGCGTGTCGTGGTTGCCGATCACCTCGAGCTTGATCCAGTTGGTGCCGAACACCTCGCGCGCCATGCGCGCGGTGGTTACGGCTTCCTTAACCGAATGGCAGCCGGCGGTGTTGGGTAGGACGCGAACCCCCAAAGATTGGACCAGCGACCAGAACTGGCCGCCGGTTTTGCCGCCGGAAGTTTCGCGGCGCAGCGAGACGGTCACGATCTCTGTGCCCGACGCCTTGATCGCTTCAGCCATGATGGCCGGCGAGGGGTAGAGCGCGGTGCCAAGCAGAAGGCGCGACGACAGTCTTTGTCCGTAGAGTTCGAGCACGCGATCAGCCCCCCTTCATCGGTGAGAGGATTTCGATGCGATCGCCCTCGGTGAGCCGGCAGCGATCGCGCTCCCTGGCCGGAACGACCTCGAAGTTGACTGCGGTAGCGAGCCAGCCGCCTTCGAAATCGAGCTCGGCGAGCAGTGCGGCGAGCGTCTTGGCCGCGACGTCGCGGTTCTGGCCGTTAACGATGAGCTTCACGGGCAAACTCCTTTGCTGGGTGGTTTCGCAGAATGAGGTCGGCTGCCTGCCGCGCCATGGCCGGCGCGAGCAGGAAGCCGTGGCGGTAGAGGCCGTTGATGCGGATGTTCTTGCCGTCACGCTCGACGCGCGGCAGGTTGTCGGCAAATGCAGGGCGTACGCCGACGCCGGTTTCAATCAGCTCGGCCTCGCCGAAAGCCGGGTGCAGCGCGTAGGCGGCGCTCAGCAGCTCCAGGGTCGAGCGCGCGGTGATCGGGCCGACGCTGTCACTCTCGATCATCGTCGCCCCGACCATGAAGAGATCTTCCGCGCGCGGCACGACATAGACCGGGATGCGCGGATGAAGCAGCCGCACCGGCCGGGCCAGCGATATCTCTCGTGTTTTGAGCACAAGCATCTCGCCACGCACGCCGCGCAGTTCAGGTCGGCAGTCGGCGATGCCGGTGCAGTCCACTTCGATGTCCGAGACGGCGTGCACGGCGCGGCAGCCGAATTCGAGGCGAACTCCCATACCGAGCAGTTTGTCGCGAAGCGCGGACAATGCCTGGCGCGGGTCGAGATGCGCTTCCTCGGTAAACAAGA is a window encoding:
- the thiS gene encoding sulfur carrier protein ThiS, giving the protein MKLIVNGQNRDVAAKTLAALLAELDFEGGWLATAVNFEVVPARERDRCRLTEGDRIEILSPMKGG
- a CDS encoding thiazole synthase translates to MLELYGQRLSSRLLLGTALYPSPAIMAEAIKASGTEIVTVSLRRETSGGKTGGQFWSLVQSLGVRVLPNTAGCHSVKEAVTTARMAREVFGTNWIKLEVIGNHDTLQPDVFGLVEAASILVSDGFEVFPYTTDDLVVAGRLLDAGCRVLMPWCAPIGSARGPQNLDALRSLRDHFPNIPLIVDAGIGRPSHAVTVMELGYDAVLLNTAVAKAGDPVAMAAAFGKAVEAGHEAHCAGLLEPRDMAVPSTPVIGMAAFS
- the thiO gene encoding glycine oxidase ThiO: MKVLIRGAGVAGLTLAHELATRGADVTVVEKRREIAGNASWQAGGMLAPWCERESAEEAVLTLGRGAADWWDAALPDHVSRNGTLVLAPARDAGEVDRFARRTSGFRQLGSGEIAALEPDLAGRFGRGLLFTEEAHLDPRQALSALRDKLLGMGVRLEFGCRAVHAVSDIEVDCTGIADCRPELRGVRGEMLVLKTREISLARPVRLLHPRIPVYVVPRAEDLFMVGATMIESDSVGPITARSTLELLSAAYALHPAFGEAELIETGVGVRPAFADNLPRVERDGKNIRINGLYRHGFLLAPAMARQAADLILRNHPAKEFAREAHR